The region CCGTTTCAGAATTTCTTCAACTGACCGCCAAGACATTGAATCAACATTGGAACCAGCGATATCGAACCCATGGGCGTGTCGGTGGACGTCGTCTGAATCCCCTCGAATACGAAAACACAATGCGGGATTTACTAGACGCTCCTTGGTTGCAGCTTAAGGAGATGCTGCCTCCGGATCCAGAAGCACACGGTTTCGACAATATCGCCGACGCTCAAGAAATATCCTATGTGCAGTTAGCTCGGTATTTGGAGGCCGCAGAAGTCGCGATTGACGGTGCCATGCGTTTACGTCCTACGCCTCAACCGATCGTTGTGCGGACTTGGTTTAACGAAGAGGGACGCTATCTGGGGAAAGACTGGAAAGATCGTTACGGCAGTGTGGAGAACCGTCCTGAATGGGTCTGGTTTTACCAGCAACCCAATAGTGCCCAGGCACCTCGACGAATTCGGAACACTTCACCAGGAATTCCTGGATGGTACCGATTTCGCGTCCGTTGTCGTGCAGCACTTTGGGACAAAGGCCAATTGCTTCCACCCGAAAAAGGGCAAGTAGCATGGATTAACACGGGCTCAAAGAGAGTACTTGGAAAATTCGATGTTCCCGAAGGCCCCAACGGAGGCGTCGTCGAGTTCACCACCTGGCAAGGACAGGACGAAACCCTCGAATTCTTCTGCGCAACGTTTGATGATCGTCAGCTATCTCGCAGGACGAAGAAGAAAGACCCTCAATCTCAGCGTGACGCGCACAACGCTTTCATGAAAGAGTATCGAGGGCACGGTATCGCGGTCGATTGGTTTGAAATCGAGGGTCCGTTTGCAACGGAAACGTGTGATGGCAATGCGGAAGATCAGCCGTGGCCCTCGCCGAGCTTTCGACGTCTTTTCGGCGATCTATCGATGGAACCTTGGACCAAGGCAAGTGGCTTGCTCCCTCCGGAGCCTCTGAACTTGCCAGATCTTACAGCCAATAAGCATGGCCTCCGTGACGCGTACCAGCTACCTCCACAAATGATGATGGTGGTCTCGAAGGAGCCTCGTGCTGACGCAGAAAGACTTTTGCGGAGCTTCATGACGCGAGCATATCGACGCACTCCTGACGAATCAGAAGTACAACGTTGCCTGGCGTTTGCGATCGAGGCTATTGATCGCCGAGCATGCTTTCAAGATGCCATGCGATTAGCTTACAAGGCTGTCCTTTGCTCGCCTGATTTCCTCTATTTCCAAGAGGTGCCTGGCAAACTTGATGGCGAAGCCTTAGCGAATCGACTTTCCTTCCTGCTGTGGCGAAGCATGCCAGATGACGAGTTGATGAGGTCCGCCCAAACGGGAGAGCTGTTGACCGACAAGGGGCTTAGGGAACAGTTCTCTCGAATGATTCACGACCCCAAATCGAAGCGGTTCATTCGCGACTTTGCTGGACAATGGCTTGACCTCCGCCATGTTCATGACACGTCCCCTGATCGGTTTCTATTCCCAGAGTACTTTTGTGACAATCACCTCGTTGATTCGTGCGTTGCGGAAACAGAAGCGACGCTCGAAGAGATGATTCTGCGGAACCTACCGATCCGCACGGTCGTCGATGCGGACTTTGTGTTGATCAACGAACGACTTGCCGAGCTATACGACATCGACGAAGTAAAAGGACTGGCAATTCGCCGCGTCAGTTTGCCGCCAGATTCTTTACGAGGAGGCCTTCTAACGCAGTCTAGCGTGATGAAGGTTACGGCAAACGGTTTGACAACATCTCCCGTCCTGCGGGGTGTTTGGGTCATGGACAGAATTCTGGGGACACCACCGTCTCCACCGCCACCTGGTGCCGGCTCGATCGAGCCTGATACGCGAGGCGCTGTAACGGTTCGCGAGCAACTCGCCAAGCACAGCCAATTGGAATCGTGCGCGAGCTGTCATGCCGCGATCGACCCGCCTGGGTTTGCGTTAGAGAACTTCGACGTCATGGGTAAGTGGCGAGATCACTACCGAAGTATTGGCGAGGGAGAAGAAGTCGACATCAAAGTGGCACTCCGAGATGTGAAGTACAAACGCGGCTTGCCTGTCGATGCCTCCGGGGTCACTCAGGATGGATTTCCGTTTCAGGACATTTACCAGTTCCGCACGTACCTGTGTGGTCAACAAGAGCAGCTTGCTCGAAATTTAACCGAACGGTTTCTGGTATTCGCCACCGGTGCCGGGATCTCATTTGCGGATCGTCCGATCGTTGAAGAGATCCTGAAACAGAATTCCGAGGCAGGATATCCCATCCAGTCGCTTCTTCAGGATGTCATTCTCAGCGAACCATTTCGCTCCAAATAACCAAAGTAATACCTATGAATATCCTATCGTCGAAACCGCTCATTGATCGTCGCTCCGTCCTGCGTGGCTTGGGCGTTGGACTTGTGTTGCCAATTCTCGATGCGATGACACCGGCCTGTCGGTCGGAAGACGCATTTGCCGAAACACAGCGTTTCATTGCCATCCAAACGAATCAAGGCATTTTGCCCCGCTACTTTTTTCCCGAAGGGGTTGGCCAAGATTACAAGGCCTCTCCCTACTTGGAGATACTCGAACCCTTTCGCGATCGAATGACGGTCTTCTCCGGCGTCTCTCATCCCGAGGTCGATGGCGGACACTTCGCGGAGCAATGCTTTCTTACTGCGGCTCCTCATCCAGGTAGAGGCGGATTTCGCAATTCAATCTCTGTCGACCAATTTGCCGCCGAGCGGATCGGTCATCTGACCAGATTCCCATCGTTGGCGTTGTCTGTCGGAACTCGGCAGAGCCTTTCGTACACCCAGTCAGGCGTTCAAATTCCTGGCGAAGAATCGCCCTCTCGCTTATTTAGAAAGCTGTTCGTCCAAGGATCGCAAAAGGAAATCGAAGCACAGATCGCCAAGCTTCGACAAGGTCGCAGCATTTTGGACTCGGTCGGCGAAAGAGCACGGGAGTTGGAGAAACGAGTTGGAGCATCCGATCGAGACAAGCTCAATCAGTTCTACACTGGCGTCCGCGATTTGGAGAAACGGTTGCACAAGAGTGAGCAGTGGGAGAAAGAGCCTAAACGCCAGGTCGAGATGTCGCCCCCACAGGATTATGACGATCCAGGAGCACTGATAGACAGAACACGTGCCATGTATGACTTGGCCCGTATCGCGATTGAAACCGATTCGACAAGGATTATCTCGCTATACATCTATCAAAATAGTGCAAAACCCAATATCGCTGGTGTGGATACTGGAACCCATCCTCTCACGCACCATGGCAACCAGCCCGAAAAACTGGAGCAACTTCGTCGGATTGAATCGGCTCAATTCCAGGAACTGGCCGCATTGCTCCGAGGACTTGACGAGCGACAGTCGAGTGGCAAATCGCTGCTGAATCAGACATCGGTTATCTACGGGACCTCTCTAGGCAATGGCAATTCCCATGCAAATGACAACTTGCCTGTGTTGATCGCGGGAGGTGGCTTCCGGCATGCCCAGCACCTTGCGTTAGGTGGGACGCACGACTATCCGTTGCCCAACTTGTTCGTAAGCGTATTGCAGAGAATGGGTATCGACACCGATCGTTTTGCTAGTAGCACCGGCACCATGAAGGGATTGGAGCTGTCATGAATCTCGGCCGGAACGTCATAAGAACTTGCCCCTTGGCTTTGTTGCTCTCTTGCGTCGTGCTGACTGCTGCCCATGCTCAGATCCCAGCACCGCAGGGCGATGTAACGAAGCTCGCAGGTGGCTTTCGGTTCACGGAGGGCCCCGCTTGGGACGGAGTCGAGTCCTTGTACTTCTCGGATATGCCAAGTGGTGCCATGCATCGCTGGAATGGATCCGATGGTTTAACACTGGTTAGACAAGCCCGCCACAATTCCAACGGGATTGTCGTCACTCGCAAAGGCGAGTTGCTGTTCTGTGAGGGCGGGCGGCGAATTGTATTGCGTCAGCTTGACGGCAAGGAAAAGGTTGTCGCTGATCAATGCGAAGGGCGCCCTCTCGGTATGCCCAATGACTTATGGATGTCGCCCACGGGAATCGTGTACTTCACGATACCCATGATCAAACCGAATCAAGCAGATCGATTCCCTGAAGATGCTTTGAGTGGAACCGTGTGTGTTCTATCGAGTGATTTCACACAGGTCCGCGAGGTAGGGTTCGGCCTCAAGAACGCCAATGGTATCGTCGGCAGCGCTGATGGCAATCGACTCTATGTAGCCGATCCACGTGCGCAAAAGTGTTATCGCTACCAGGTCGGGGCTGATGGGAGTCTTTCTGATCAACAGGTTGCCGCAGCACGTTTCTCAGATGGTCTCACTTTGGACGAGCAGGGAAATCTTTATACAACTTCCAACGAAGGCATCCGAGTGTTCTCTCCAGCGTGTGAGGAAATCGCACTCATTGAAACGCCCGAGATTCCCTCGAACATGACGTTTGTCGGACGTGATGGCCGTACGTTATTCATCACAGCCCGGACGAGCCTCTACGCAGTGCGCATGAACGTCTGTGGCGACTTTACCACTCAAAACAACAACGAAAGTCTGAAATGAGTCGCTGGCCAGGTATTTCTCAATTTCAAATGAATGGACAGGTGGCAATCGTCACTGGTGGGTCAAAAGGGCTCGGAGAAGCAATGGCCGCCGGCTTAGCGTCCGCAGGGGCAGACTTGCTTCTCGTTAGTCGAAACGAAAGCGAAGCAACGGCCGCGGCAGAACGAATTGCGGGGGAGTATCCCGTAAAGGCAGTTGGCATGGCGGCGGACGTTTCCATTGAAAGCGATGTCAAGTCGATCGTCGAACGCTGTTCTCTTGAATTTGATCGCGTAGACGTCCTTATCAACAACGCTGGAATCAATATCCGGGGTGCCATCGAAGATCTTAGTCTTGATGAGTTCCGCAAGGTTCAAAGCATCAATGTGGACGCGATGTGGCTTTGCATCAAACATGTCGTGCCAATCATGAAACGACAAGGTTATGGCCGGATTATCAATATGGCCAGCACGTTGGGTTTGGTGGGACTTGCCAATCGAACACCGTACGCAACCAGCAAAGGCGCGGTTGTGCAGATGACCCGAGCGTTGGGGCTGGAACTTGCTCTCGACAAAATAACGGTCAACGCAATCTGTCCCGGCCCTTTTCACACTCCGATGAATATTCCCATCGCGGAGACGGAAGAAGCCAAAAACTTCATCGTCGGCGCGACAGCCGTCGAACGCTGGGGCGAGATGAAAGAGATTCAAGGCGCGGCTTTGTTTCTCGCCAGTCCCGCTTCGTCCTACGTCACCGGTAGCATGCTTACGGTTGATGGAGGTTGGACGGCTCGCTAATTGGCACCCGCTATGGATACATGACATGCGTAAGAAGATAGAGAGACCCTTTTCGAGACGAACGCTACTTGGCATCGCCGTAGCGGCGATGCCACTGGGATTGCATGCCTACAGACATCTTTGGGGAGATGAGTCGGTTCGCTTGACGGGCCTGGGATTAGTCCAATACAGCTGCAGAATTCGCCGCCATTGGCTGCGAAGACAAGATTCCCAGACTGACCTGTACTCACCGCTAAACTTCCTCAACCACTGCAATTCAGTTGGTGCCGGTGGTATGCAAGCAAGTCTGGGTGTGATGGAAGCGAAGGAAGCACACCGCCTACGCGATCTCGCGGAAAACAAAGGATTATTTGTCGAAGCAATCGTCAACCCACCTCGAGACAAAGATGATCTTGGACGCTTCGAACAAGAGGTCACTACTGCTCGCGACTCGGGCGCGACAGCAGTCCGCACTGTGATCATGCCCGGAAGACGCTACGAACAGTTCAAGTCCTTGTCAGAGTTCCGTCAGTACGAGCAACGTGGACAAAGAATGATGGAGTTGGCAGTTCCCATCATTGAGAAATATCAAGTCCCCTTTGCAATTGAGAACCATAAAGACCAGCGAGTCGAAGAGCGATTGGCTCTGCTTAAGCATCTTGACTGCGAGTGGATCGGAGCGTGCGTCGATACAGGCAACAGCATCGCACTACTTGACGACCCGTACGCCGCAATTGAAGCGTTCGCACCTTACGCAGTGTCTGTTCACCTAAAAGACCAGGCTTTATCCTCGTACGCCGACGGATTCCTTCTGGGCGACGTTCCCTTAGGCGAAGGCAGTCTTGACCTGATGCAAATGGTCAACATTCTCAGACGCACAAAACCGAGTATTCATTGTTCTCTCGAATTGATCACACGCGATGCGCTAAAGGTCCCGTGTTTAACGGAGGACTTTTGGACAACGCTTCCTCTGGTATCAGGTCGAGAATTGTCGCGCACCTTGCGACTGGTCCGTGACAATCCCGCTAAATCGCAAGTGGTTAGTTCCTTTTCGGAAGTGCAACAGTTGGAACTCGAAGACGATAACGTACGAAAGAGTCTTCAATATGCGGGGAAGGTTCTGTCTATATGAGCAGGTTACCACTGAATCGCCGAAAATTCCTGGCAGCAGCAAGCGCGGCAGGGATGACGCTTACTGCACTTGGCTGGAAGTCTCTTGTTCGAGGCGATAGTCCTTTAGAGCAACTTCGAGTCGGTGTTATAGGCACAGGCGTGCGGGGAAAGTATTTGATTGGAAATCTTCCATCTTCGGTACGTGTCACCGCGATTTGTGACTGTGCCTATAGTCGAATGGATGAAACGCTTCACCCTCAAAATGAGTTTATTGAAGTACTTGACGTTTTTAAAGAGCTTTATGCGAGTCGCTGTCATCAGTATCAAGACTATCGCCTCATGCTTGATCGCGAACCGCTAGATGCCGTCATTATCGCGACCCCCGATCATCACCACTCTCATGCAGCAATTCTGGCCTTGGATGCCGGCCTGGATGTCTATCTCGAGAAGCCCATGACCGTGTCGATTGGTGAAGGAAGACTAATCGTTGAAAAGGTCACGGCGACGGGCCAAATCTTACAAGTTGGTAGTCAACAGCGATCGATGGAGATGAATAAGTTTGCCTGTGATTTCATTCGCAACGGTGGTCTTGGCAAGATTACCGCTGTCGACCTACCGAACTATCCTGGGCCGATCACAAACCCAGAATTTCCCGAAGAACCGATCCCCAAAGGTTTCGATTGGGGATTGTTTCTCGGACCATCGCCGATGCGTGCTCACAACAAGCATCTATGGGTTAAAGATACGTTCAAGGTGGACAATCTAGTATGGCGTGGCTGGGATCTCTTCCAAGAGTTTTCCGGACATCTCATGACGAACTGGGGCGCCCATAGCGTCGACATGGTCTTATCGGCGATTGGATGTGATGAGACCGGCCCTGTATCGATTCGCACGATTCGTCCAGATTCTGTAAAGGAGATCTGGAAATCTTGGGGTCATAAAACTCCTCCTCCAAGTACACCGGATGATCGCAGGTTTTGGCCCGTAGAAATGTCCTTTGCAAACGGGATTACGTTGCGATTTTGCGGTGGCAACAAATCAATTCGTTTTCAAGGTGAACTGGGGACGCTTGAAATGGGGAGAAACATGTTCAGCGTGAACCCGGCTGAACTCGTACTAGACGGTCCTGATCCTGGCCTCGCAGCCAAATGGCGCGGGGCTGGCAACGTTGCCCGCCCACATTTAGAAGATTGGCTCGAATGTATCCATAGTCGAAACACCCCTATTGCCCCCGCCGAATTCGGGCATCGCACCGCAACGGTATGCCATCTTGCTAACTTAGCCCGCGAATTGAATCGCCCGCTTGATTGGAATCCTGACATCGAATGCTTCGTTGATGACAAAGAGGCGAACAGCAAACTCGAGAGGCCTCGTCGAGCGGGGTTTGATCTCAGCGTATGACCACATGAGATTGCCACGAATAAGTTTTAACGAGCCACATTCATCCAAATTTACAGCAGCATAAGTTCCCGCCGACACAGTTGGCACGAAAGTTTATCTCACAGCAATGTCGTTAGTAGAAAGGGTCTGTTCTATGACAATCAACGATCTATCAGGAGTTTGGATTGCTGTCCTTGCCCTCATAGTACTGTCGATCGGTTGCAGTTCGAGCAGTGAGACCGTTCCCGTGCACGGACATGTTCTCCTTGATGGAAAGCCACTGGCAAACGCGGAGATCATCTTCCAGCCTGAAGGAAAACGGGCGTCCATTGGCCAAACCAACAAAGATGGTTACTACGAACTCACTTTCACAGCCATGCAAGAGGGTGGAGTCGTGGGCTTGAATCGAGTGATGATCACCAAAGAAGCCGGAGGGCCTGATGGAGATGAGATGATCCCTCGGCAATACAACGTCGATACGGAGTTGACGGCTGACGTCGTAGACTCAGGGGACAATGAGTTCAATTTCGATCTGAAATCGGATAGGAAAACCCGTGGCGTAGCCCGAGCAAAAAAATGAAATACAGGCAGTTCGGCCTAATGCTCTCATGGGCATTACCGAATGCTGTTGAACAATCACGTCTTTTCTTGTTTTGACTTCACTTTCTATTCTTCTTAAGGAGTTCTTTTCATGCGTACTATCGCTTGGAATCATCAACGGGCTTTCACGCTCGTTGAGTTGCTTGTCGTTATTGCCATTATCGGTGTACTTATCGCGCTTCTTCTTCCAGCCGTGCAGCAGGCCCGTGAGGCGGCACGGCGGATGCACTGCTCAAACAACTTGAAGCAAATCGGTTTAGCGTTGCATATGCATCACGATACCTACAGTGAACTTGTTCCTGGCATTGTTTCGGGTGATTGGGGAAACGGTGGATCGGTCCACAACAAAGATGGCTGGCTTTGGAGTGCCATGATTCTGCCTTACATGGAACAGCAATCGCTGTATGACCTGGCAGGAATCGGTCAAGGCGCCTGGCCAGATGATACCGCTCAAACTCTGGCTGCATGTAAGACGGAATTGGGGATGTACAGTTGCCCATCGGCAACAGGTCCAACGCAACTGCAAAAGTTTGGCAGCGAAGAGATTGCGGCATCCAATTACGCTGCAGTGTTTCATCACGCCGATGAGAAGTGCCACGTAGGCACTGGGCCATTTCCCCAGTTCGTTCGCAATCGCCCCACGTGGTCAACTCCCATATCGACCGTTAACGGATCACCATTTCCTGTTAATGGCAACTTTGGCGCGATGACGGATGGTACAAGTAATCAAGCAGCGGTTGGTGAGAAGTGCCATCAGTTGGGTAACTCGACACCGGGAGCGACGGTTTGGGCTGCGATTCAAATTTCGGATGATCGTGGCAAGATCCGAAACCTCTTGCTGACTGGTCGTAGACCCTTAAATAGTGGTCATGGGGACGCCAGCAACAGCAACCATCCTGGAGGAGGTCTATTCCTATTCTATGATGGTTCGGTGAGGTTTATTGCTGAAACAATCTTCCACGATTTGTCTAATGAAGTGGATAGCCCCTATGAGGCTATGCTGGCGGCAAATGACGGACTTGTGTTCGAGTACGAGTAGCAAGGGCTCTCAAACTTCGTATTGCATCTAATTCAGCCGCAGAGTTTTTCACTCGCCAAGGTACCCACA is a window of Bremerella sp. TYQ1 DNA encoding:
- a CDS encoding DUF1552 domain-containing protein, giving the protein MNILSSKPLIDRRSVLRGLGVGLVLPILDAMTPACRSEDAFAETQRFIAIQTNQGILPRYFFPEGVGQDYKASPYLEILEPFRDRMTVFSGVSHPEVDGGHFAEQCFLTAAPHPGRGGFRNSISVDQFAAERIGHLTRFPSLALSVGTRQSLSYTQSGVQIPGEESPSRLFRKLFVQGSQKEIEAQIAKLRQGRSILDSVGERARELEKRVGASDRDKLNQFYTGVRDLEKRLHKSEQWEKEPKRQVEMSPPQDYDDPGALIDRTRAMYDLARIAIETDSTRIISLYIYQNSAKPNIAGVDTGTHPLTHHGNQPEKLEQLRRIESAQFQELAALLRGLDERQSSGKSLLNQTSVIYGTSLGNGNSHANDNLPVLIAGGGFRHAQHLALGGTHDYPLPNLFVSVLQRMGIDTDRFASSTGTMKGLELS
- a CDS encoding DUF1559 domain-containing protein produces the protein MRTIAWNHQRAFTLVELLVVIAIIGVLIALLLPAVQQAREAARRMHCSNNLKQIGLALHMHHDTYSELVPGIVSGDWGNGGSVHNKDGWLWSAMILPYMEQQSLYDLAGIGQGAWPDDTAQTLAACKTELGMYSCPSATGPTQLQKFGSEEIAASNYAAVFHHADEKCHVGTGPFPQFVRNRPTWSTPISTVNGSPFPVNGNFGAMTDGTSNQAAVGEKCHQLGNSTPGATVWAAIQISDDRGKIRNLLLTGRRPLNSGHGDASNSNHPGGGLFLFYDGSVRFIAETIFHDLSNEVDSPYEAMLAANDGLVFEYE
- a CDS encoding DUF1592 domain-containing protein, whose protein sequence is MQQHCVHCHDDSTTEGGLNLAELSVDSQDVVNLALWTKVHDRVSSGEMPPEDEERPDPDAVSEFLQLTAKTLNQHWNQRYRTHGRVGGRRLNPLEYENTMRDLLDAPWLQLKEMLPPDPEAHGFDNIADAQEISYVQLARYLEAAEVAIDGAMRLRPTPQPIVVRTWFNEEGRYLGKDWKDRYGSVENRPEWVWFYQQPNSAQAPRRIRNTSPGIPGWYRFRVRCRAALWDKGQLLPPEKGQVAWINTGSKRVLGKFDVPEGPNGGVVEFTTWQGQDETLEFFCATFDDRQLSRRTKKKDPQSQRDAHNAFMKEYRGHGIAVDWFEIEGPFATETCDGNAEDQPWPSPSFRRLFGDLSMEPWTKASGLLPPEPLNLPDLTANKHGLRDAYQLPPQMMMVVSKEPRADAERLLRSFMTRAYRRTPDESEVQRCLAFAIEAIDRRACFQDAMRLAYKAVLCSPDFLYFQEVPGKLDGEALANRLSFLLWRSMPDDELMRSAQTGELLTDKGLREQFSRMIHDPKSKRFIRDFAGQWLDLRHVHDTSPDRFLFPEYFCDNHLVDSCVAETEATLEEMILRNLPIRTVVDADFVLINERLAELYDIDEVKGLAIRRVSLPPDSLRGGLLTQSSVMKVTANGLTTSPVLRGVWVMDRILGTPPSPPPPGAGSIEPDTRGAVTVREQLAKHSQLESCASCHAAIDPPGFALENFDVMGKWRDHYRSIGEGEEVDIKVALRDVKYKRGLPVDASGVTQDGFPFQDIYQFRTYLCGQQEQLARNLTERFLVFATGAGISFADRPIVEEILKQNSEAGYPIQSLLQDVILSEPFRSK
- a CDS encoding SDR family NAD(P)-dependent oxidoreductase, which translates into the protein MSRWPGISQFQMNGQVAIVTGGSKGLGEAMAAGLASAGADLLLVSRNESEATAAAERIAGEYPVKAVGMAADVSIESDVKSIVERCSLEFDRVDVLINNAGINIRGAIEDLSLDEFRKVQSINVDAMWLCIKHVVPIMKRQGYGRIINMASTLGLVGLANRTPYATSKGAVVQMTRALGLELALDKITVNAICPGPFHTPMNIPIAETEEAKNFIVGATAVERWGEMKEIQGAALFLASPASSYVTGSMLTVDGGWTAR
- a CDS encoding SMP-30/gluconolactonase/LRE family protein, giving the protein MYFSDMPSGAMHRWNGSDGLTLVRQARHNSNGIVVTRKGELLFCEGGRRIVLRQLDGKEKVVADQCEGRPLGMPNDLWMSPTGIVYFTIPMIKPNQADRFPEDALSGTVCVLSSDFTQVREVGFGLKNANGIVGSADGNRLYVADPRAQKCYRYQVGADGSLSDQQVAAARFSDGLTLDEQGNLYTTSNEGIRVFSPACEEIALIETPEIPSNMTFVGRDGRTLFITARTSLYAVRMNVCGDFTTQNNNESLK
- a CDS encoding DUF4198 domain-containing protein, translating into MTINDLSGVWIAVLALIVLSIGCSSSSETVPVHGHVLLDGKPLANAEIIFQPEGKRASIGQTNKDGYYELTFTAMQEGGVVGLNRVMITKEAGGPDGDEMIPRQYNVDTELTADVVDSGDNEFNFDLKSDRKTRGVARAKK
- a CDS encoding sugar phosphate isomerase/epimerase; protein product: MRKKIERPFSRRTLLGIAVAAMPLGLHAYRHLWGDESVRLTGLGLVQYSCRIRRHWLRRQDSQTDLYSPLNFLNHCNSVGAGGMQASLGVMEAKEAHRLRDLAENKGLFVEAIVNPPRDKDDLGRFEQEVTTARDSGATAVRTVIMPGRRYEQFKSLSEFRQYEQRGQRMMELAVPIIEKYQVPFAIENHKDQRVEERLALLKHLDCEWIGACVDTGNSIALLDDPYAAIEAFAPYAVSVHLKDQALSSYADGFLLGDVPLGEGSLDLMQMVNILRRTKPSIHCSLELITRDALKVPCLTEDFWTTLPLVSGRELSRTLRLVRDNPAKSQVVSSFSEVQQLELEDDNVRKSLQYAGKVLSI
- a CDS encoding Gfo/Idh/MocA family protein, yielding MTLTALGWKSLVRGDSPLEQLRVGVIGTGVRGKYLIGNLPSSVRVTAICDCAYSRMDETLHPQNEFIEVLDVFKELYASRCHQYQDYRLMLDREPLDAVIIATPDHHHSHAAILALDAGLDVYLEKPMTVSIGEGRLIVEKVTATGQILQVGSQQRSMEMNKFACDFIRNGGLGKITAVDLPNYPGPITNPEFPEEPIPKGFDWGLFLGPSPMRAHNKHLWVKDTFKVDNLVWRGWDLFQEFSGHLMTNWGAHSVDMVLSAIGCDETGPVSIRTIRPDSVKEIWKSWGHKTPPPSTPDDRRFWPVEMSFANGITLRFCGGNKSIRFQGELGTLEMGRNMFSVNPAELVLDGPDPGLAAKWRGAGNVARPHLEDWLECIHSRNTPIAPAEFGHRTATVCHLANLARELNRPLDWNPDIECFVDDKEANSKLERPRRAGFDLSV